In one window of Cytophagaceae bacterium ABcell3 DNA:
- a CDS encoding 5-formyltetrahydrofolate cyclo-ligase produces the protein MNKQELRYIYLSKRKKLSKEECREKSLLIANTFFNSIDIRTFSVVHLFLPIANHNEPDTFLLIDAIRQRSPETKILIPVTEPGTKLLKNVLLTKETILKVNKWGIPEPEHPEYTSLQPDLVVLPLLAFDKRGYRIGYGKGFYDRYLASLKVNPYKAGISFFQPVEIIEGIDPYDIPMDICFCPKEVYRFDNKRSDDVMVY, from the coding sequence ATGAATAAACAGGAGCTACGATATATATATTTAAGCAAACGCAAAAAGCTTTCAAAAGAAGAATGCAGGGAAAAGAGCTTATTGATAGCCAATACTTTTTTCAACAGTATTGATATCCGTACCTTTTCGGTAGTCCATCTTTTTTTGCCTATTGCCAATCACAACGAACCTGATACATTCTTATTGATTGATGCCATCAGGCAAAGAAGCCCTGAAACCAAAATTTTAATACCTGTTACAGAACCAGGGACTAAGCTACTAAAAAACGTCCTTCTTACGAAAGAAACTATACTAAAGGTGAACAAATGGGGTATACCCGAACCTGAGCATCCCGAATATACGTCCCTACAGCCAGACTTGGTAGTATTACCGCTGCTCGCTTTTGACAAAAGAGGGTACCGCATAGGCTATGGCAAGGGTTTTTATGACCGTTACCTTGCCAGCCTAAAAGTAAACCCATACAAAGCAGGCATCTCATTTTTCCAGCCTGTAGAGATTATAGAAGGCATTGACCCTTATGATATCCCTATGGATATTTGCTTCTGCCCGAAAGAGGTTTACAGGTTTGATAATAAGAGATCCGATGATGTAATGGTTTATTGA
- the bshC gene encoding bacillithiol biosynthesis cysteine-adding enzyme BshC, which produces MQLKHLSVKDTGCFSSLFTDYIDKSEALKPFYGIYPELENFEDIIRNRSFSPEIRQDLTKVLEEQYSGLTLPKKLEENLGQLKKENTYTVTTGHQLNLLTGPLYFIYKILTTIKLAESLSIKYPDSNFVPVYWMATEDHDFAEINHFNLFGQTYTWNKEAHGAVGRLNTRGLEELLKDVPDLPENLKHSYTESRNLAEATRKLVTHLFGDKGLVTVNADHAVLKKHMKTLIVKELELTSVHDLVSGTSMRLSETGYNAQAHVREINLFWLSGSIRERIIREEDRFKVANTSLNFSLEEIMKMAEEKPECFSPNVLTRPVYQEQILPNLAYIGGPAELAYWMQLKDAFNHLDTSFPVLFPRSVAMVINKNTNRKLLKTGIQPEDLFLKPEDILEKYVYSKSGEEFSTENEVAQVNKMFEQLQERAVQTDKSLEQFVLAQRQRILSVLSDTEKKIRNAGKKRFETEVNQVQNILDKLFPNGGLQERHENFLNFYINDHSFIEKLYNNFDPFDFRFKIFIEHE; this is translated from the coding sequence ATGCAATTAAAACATCTGTCAGTAAAAGACACGGGGTGCTTTTCCTCCCTATTTACCGATTATATAGATAAGTCAGAGGCATTAAAGCCTTTTTATGGCATATATCCTGAGCTGGAAAATTTTGAGGATATAATTAGAAACAGGAGCTTTTCACCCGAAATTCGTCAAGACCTCACCAAAGTACTCGAAGAGCAATATTCAGGTCTAACACTTCCCAAAAAGCTTGAGGAAAACCTTGGGCAGCTCAAGAAAGAAAACACCTATACCGTTACTACCGGCCATCAACTAAACTTGCTCACTGGCCCCTTATATTTTATTTACAAAATACTTACTACCATTAAGCTAGCGGAGTCGCTCAGTATCAAATATCCTGATAGCAATTTCGTACCGGTATATTGGATGGCCACAGAAGACCATGATTTTGCAGAAATAAACCACTTTAACTTATTCGGCCAAACCTATACCTGGAACAAAGAAGCGCACGGAGCAGTAGGCAGGCTTAACACCCGCGGCTTAGAAGAGCTCCTAAAAGATGTACCCGATTTACCCGAAAACCTCAAACATAGCTATACAGAAAGCCGGAATTTAGCAGAAGCAACAAGAAAACTAGTTACGCACCTGTTTGGGGACAAAGGCTTAGTAACTGTAAACGCAGACCATGCGGTGTTAAAAAAGCATATGAAAACCCTAATCGTCAAGGAGCTTGAACTAACCTCCGTCCACGATTTGGTGAGTGGCACTTCTATGCGATTGTCCGAAACTGGGTATAATGCCCAAGCCCACGTCAGAGAAATAAACCTATTTTGGTTGAGCGGCAGTATCAGGGAAAGAATAATACGGGAAGAAGACAGGTTCAAAGTAGCTAATACATCCCTAAACTTTTCCCTGGAAGAAATCATGAAAATGGCCGAAGAAAAACCTGAATGCTTTAGCCCGAATGTACTCACAAGGCCTGTTTATCAAGAACAGATACTACCAAACCTTGCCTATATAGGAGGACCGGCAGAACTGGCTTACTGGATGCAGCTAAAAGATGCCTTTAACCACCTTGATACTTCTTTTCCAGTTCTTTTCCCAAGAAGTGTGGCCATGGTCATTAACAAAAACACCAATAGAAAACTTTTAAAAACAGGAATACAGCCGGAGGACTTGTTCTTAAAGCCTGAAGATATTTTGGAAAAATATGTTTACAGCAAATCGGGAGAAGAGTTTTCTACTGAAAATGAGGTCGCACAGGTGAATAAAATGTTTGAACAGCTTCAAGAAAGGGCGGTTCAGACAGATAAATCCTTGGAGCAATTTGTGTTAGCACAAAGACAACGGATACTTTCTGTGTTGTCTGATACAGAGAAGAAAATAAGAAACGCTGGAAAAAAGCGCTTCGAAACAGAAGTAAACCAGGTGCAAAATATTTTGGACAAGCTGTTCCCTAATGGTGGATTACAAGAAAGGCATGAAAACTTCCTTAACTTTTATATCAATGACCATTCTTTTATAGAAAAGTTGTACAACAATTTTGACCCTTTTGATTTCAGGTTCAAAATCTTCATAGAGCATGAATAA
- the ggt gene encoding gamma-glutamyltransferase has product MGFLKLKSYIFLFCATLLLSCAHSDLSEEGTVGEKAMVVTAHPLASQVGVEILKTGGNAFDAAIAVEFALAVVYPDAGNIGGGGFWVIRTKDGETNALDYREVAPAAASRDMFLDEEGEPISEESHRGHLSAGVPGTVDGMVNAHRKYGSKPWEELLQPAIDLALHGFPLTKKEAKKLNRYMDDLEEYSTVRPEHMLNDRWRAGDTLVLEELGMTLALIRNYGRAGFYEGVTARNLIAEMERGGGIISLEDLDSYRSVWRKPVAGKYKDCKIISMPPPSAGGTGLLQLLKITEGYPLAKWGWNSTQSIHLMTEACRRVYADRSRHLGDPDFWDIPLDGLIDDDYLKGRMADFSMGQATDSDEVYAGEPFFAESHSTTHYSIVDPEGNAVAGTTTLNSIYGSRVVVAGSGFLLNNQMADFSLKPGHPDIYGLVEGEANAIAPGKRMLSSMTPTIVEKDNQLFMVLGSPGGSTIITTVYQTILNVTTFDFPMQGAVNAERFHHQWRPNWILAEWGSMRFSSVFELLAKGHRIAPAIEGLGRVDAVLVRPDNTLEGGADPRGDDKAEGF; this is encoded by the coding sequence ATGGGATTTTTGAAGCTTAAATCTTATATTTTTTTGTTCTGTGCCACTTTACTGCTTAGTTGTGCGCACAGTGATCTTTCTGAAGAGGGGACTGTGGGAGAGAAAGCAATGGTGGTTACCGCGCACCCTTTGGCATCCCAAGTAGGGGTTGAAATCTTAAAGACCGGAGGAAATGCTTTTGATGCTGCTATTGCTGTTGAATTTGCATTAGCGGTTGTATACCCAGATGCGGGCAATATAGGAGGGGGAGGTTTTTGGGTCATTAGAACGAAAGATGGAGAAACAAATGCCCTTGACTATAGGGAAGTAGCTCCTGCTGCTGCTTCCAGAGATATGTTCTTAGATGAGGAAGGAGAACCCATTTCAGAAGAAAGTCATCGAGGTCATTTGTCTGCTGGGGTGCCCGGCACTGTAGATGGTATGGTAAATGCTCATCGGAAATATGGCAGCAAGCCTTGGGAAGAGTTGTTGCAGCCTGCTATTGATCTTGCCTTGCATGGTTTCCCTTTGACCAAGAAGGAAGCAAAAAAGTTGAACCGCTATATGGATGACTTGGAAGAATATAGCACTGTTAGGCCGGAACACATGCTTAACGATCGCTGGCGGGCGGGAGATACTTTGGTTTTAGAGGAATTGGGCATGACATTGGCGCTAATTCGCAATTATGGCAGGGCTGGTTTTTATGAAGGGGTTACTGCTAGAAATTTAATTGCTGAAATGGAAAGAGGGGGAGGTATTATCAGCTTGGAAGACCTGGACTCTTACCGTTCTGTTTGGCGGAAACCTGTGGCCGGCAAATATAAAGATTGTAAAATCATTTCAATGCCTCCTCCTTCTGCTGGCGGAACAGGTTTGCTTCAGTTGCTCAAAATTACAGAGGGTTATCCTTTGGCTAAATGGGGGTGGAATTCCACCCAAAGCATCCATCTTATGACCGAGGCATGCAGAAGGGTGTATGCGGACCGTTCCAGGCATTTGGGTGATCCAGATTTTTGGGACATTCCTTTGGACGGCCTTATCGATGATGATTATTTAAAGGGGCGAATGGCTGACTTTTCTATGGGTCAGGCTACAGATAGTGATGAGGTTTATGCGGGAGAACCTTTTTTTGCAGAAAGCCATTCCACTACACATTATTCTATTGTAGACCCAGAGGGAAATGCCGTTGCTGGAACTACTACCTTGAATAGCATTTATGGTTCTAGGGTGGTTGTAGCTGGTTCAGGTTTTTTATTGAACAATCAAATGGCTGATTTTAGCCTAAAGCCTGGACATCCTGATATTTACGGCTTGGTAGAAGGAGAAGCGAATGCCATTGCTCCTGGAAAACGTATGCTTAGCTCTATGACACCTACTATAGTAGAAAAGGACAATCAGCTTTTTATGGTATTAGGAAGTCCAGGTGGCTCAACGATTATAACCACGGTTTACCAGACAATTCTCAATGTAACTACTTTTGATTTTCCCATGCAAGGGGCGGTTAATGCAGAACGTTTTCACCACCAATGGAGGCCTAACTGGATATTGGCAGAATGGGGATCTATGCGATTCTCATCTGTTTTTGAGCTCTTGGCCAAAGGTCACCGGATAGCGCCGGCTATAGAAGGCTTAGGTCGTGTAGATGCTGTTTTAGTTCGTCCTGATAATACGCTCGAAGGAGGCGCAGACCCTCGGGGAGATGATAAGGCGGAGGGTTTTTGA
- a CDS encoding thioredoxin family protein: MKRKVEVFVAGCAVCEPVVELVNEMAADHCDVIVYDIAEQCDTEECVLKVKDYGVSQVPAIAVDGKLLDCCANVEKTKEDLIKAGIVE; this comes from the coding sequence ATGAAACGTAAAGTTGAAGTGTTTGTGGCCGGGTGCGCTGTTTGCGAACCGGTAGTGGAATTGGTCAATGAAATGGCCGCTGACCACTGCGATGTGATTGTTTATGATATAGCAGAGCAATGCGATACAGAGGAATGTGTGCTTAAAGTAAAAGATTATGGTGTTTCTCAAGTACCAGCCATAGCTGTTGATGGCAAACTTTTGGATTGTTGTGCCAATGTTGAGAAGACGAAAGAAGATTTAATTAAAGCTGGTATTGTAGAATAA
- a CDS encoding GTP-binding protein, with product MLKENALIAYLINLNMQERPVTILTGFLGAGKTTFLNALIEVRKNQRFAIIENEFGEAGIDSELILRAEGDIVEMNNGCLCCTLNENLYEILNQLFHKEETFDELIIEATGIADPAGIALPFLNQPAIGKAFPLTRVICLVDAELIEDQLKENESCIQQISFSDIILINKTDRVNPRYVQELVKVLAKINPCAKVFAGNKDKFPLEAILSVEPHKSIGSSYTPNHGHGKKNNHQYTHHHHHHNHGDITSITFKFKEQFDFDRLYARLFAFLIFQAKDVYRIKGIIKCGDGEGMIIQSVGKNISTKKHPSSKECLESRIVFIGKGLEEKAYENMLRSCIA from the coding sequence TTGCTGAAGGAAAATGCATTGATTGCTTATCTGATAAATCTTAACATGCAAGAAAGACCAGTAACTATACTTACAGGCTTTTTAGGAGCAGGCAAAACTACCTTCCTAAATGCCCTAATAGAAGTACGCAAAAACCAACGGTTTGCCATTATAGAAAATGAATTTGGCGAAGCTGGTATCGACAGTGAGTTAATTTTAAGAGCAGAAGGAGACATTGTGGAAATGAACAATGGGTGCTTATGTTGTACGTTAAATGAAAACCTATATGAAATACTAAACCAGCTATTTCACAAAGAAGAAACATTTGACGAGTTAATTATAGAAGCTACAGGTATTGCAGACCCAGCAGGAATAGCACTTCCGTTTTTAAACCAGCCAGCCATAGGCAAAGCTTTCCCCCTCACCAGGGTCATTTGCCTAGTAGATGCAGAGCTCATAGAAGACCAGCTTAAAGAAAATGAATCTTGTATCCAACAAATTTCATTCAGTGATATCATTTTGATCAACAAAACAGATAGGGTTAACCCACGGTATGTCCAAGAGCTGGTAAAGGTGCTGGCCAAAATCAACCCCTGTGCCAAAGTTTTTGCCGGAAACAAAGACAAATTCCCCTTGGAGGCCATACTTTCAGTTGAGCCACACAAAAGCATTGGCTCCTCCTATACTCCCAATCATGGACATGGTAAAAAAAATAACCATCAATATACCCATCATCACCACCACCATAACCATGGGGACATAACCTCAATTACTTTTAAATTTAAGGAGCAATTTGATTTTGACAGGTTGTATGCCAGACTTTTTGCCTTTCTAATATTTCAGGCCAAAGATGTTTATCGTATAAAAGGCATTATAAAATGTGGAGATGGCGAAGGCATGATTATCCAATCTGTTGGGAAAAATATAAGCACTAAAAAGCACCCATCGTCTAAAGAGTGTTTGGAAAGCAGGATAGTATTTATAGGCAAAGGTCTGGAGGAAAAAGCTTATGAAAACATGTTAAGAAGCTGTATAGCTTAA
- a CDS encoding DUF427 domain-containing protein, with protein sequence MVIAEWNGKIIAKSKQVLEIDGYTYFPLSALKSKYFEESKCRGRCPDKGIAHYLHLHVNGEVNENAAWFYPDPLEKAWMLKGMVSFWKGVKVEKTAGYDNVYWPKFLKQYFN encoded by the coding sequence ATGGTAATAGCTGAATGGAATGGTAAAATCATTGCGAAAAGTAAGCAGGTATTAGAAATTGACGGCTATACTTATTTCCCACTTAGTGCTCTTAAAAGCAAGTATTTTGAGGAAAGCAAATGCCGGGGGCGGTGTCCGGACAAGGGTATTGCGCATTACCTGCACCTTCATGTTAATGGAGAGGTCAATGAAAATGCCGCATGGTTTTACCCTGATCCTTTAGAAAAAGCATGGATGCTAAAAGGCATGGTTTCTTTCTGGAAAGGAGTGAAGGTTGAAAAAACGGCAGGTTATGACAATGTTTATTGGCCTAAATTCTTAAAGCAGTATTTTAATTAG
- a CDS encoding phosphoribosyl-AMP cyclohydrolase — MKKEPNVSQKQYLHATLLRLKKVYYICHYMFEPINTNASMFNDKQPLIKNVLEEGTSLNLQFEKRGGLLPVVVQETTTGQILMVASVNKEAFDFTYKNNLAAFYSTSRKCLWIKGASAGNLLKVDNILVDCDQDALVYQVTIIAGGACHTIKENGENRKTCFYRKLISDTESLTFLKGEK, encoded by the coding sequence ATGAAAAAAGAGCCAAATGTATCTCAAAAACAATACTTACATGCAACATTGTTGCGTTTAAAAAAAGTTTATTATATTTGTCATTATATGTTTGAACCCATAAATACCAACGCTTCAATGTTTAATGATAAGCAACCGTTAATTAAAAATGTACTGGAGGAAGGAACTTCACTAAACCTTCAATTTGAGAAAAGAGGAGGTTTATTACCTGTTGTCGTACAAGAAACCACAACAGGACAAATACTAATGGTCGCATCGGTTAATAAAGAAGCGTTTGATTTTACCTATAAAAACAACCTAGCTGCTTTTTATAGCACGTCAAGGAAATGTTTATGGATAAAAGGAGCTTCTGCCGGTAATTTACTCAAAGTAGATAACATATTAGTTGATTGTGACCAAGATGCGCTGGTGTATCAGGTTACGATCATAGCAGGTGGTGCCTGTCATACCATCAAAGAAAATGGCGAAAATCGAAAAACATGCTTTTATCGGAAGCTAATATCAGATACTGAATCACTTACTTTTTTGAAGGGCGAAAAATAA
- the pdeM gene encoding ligase-associated DNA damage response endonuclease PdeM: MPRLNIEGQTLRLLPQKAMLWEETNTLILADLHLGKASHFRREGINISPGCGEKDLQVLKALLESHKPTEVLFLGDLFHSSLNKEWDIFCEYLHDFPEIKFRLLKGNHDILPTCSYIDAGLEVIQGLLTKGPFLFSHQPEKGATGSVNICGHIHPGVNLQGLAHQSLQLPCFYFENRTLFLPAFGNLTGLYIMKPTKKTQVYVVTGEKIISVEF, from the coding sequence GTGCCACGTTTAAATATTGAAGGACAGACATTAAGGCTTCTTCCCCAAAAAGCAATGCTATGGGAGGAAACAAATACGCTTATACTTGCTGATTTACATCTTGGCAAGGCAAGCCACTTTCGGAGAGAAGGCATAAACATCAGTCCAGGCTGTGGCGAAAAAGACCTACAGGTTTTAAAAGCATTACTAGAGTCTCACAAGCCCACAGAAGTCCTTTTTTTAGGAGATTTGTTTCACAGTAGCCTAAACAAGGAGTGGGATATTTTTTGTGAATATCTTCATGATTTTCCAGAGATAAAATTTAGGCTCCTTAAGGGGAATCATGACATTTTGCCCACCTGCTCATATATAGACGCTGGCCTCGAGGTGATACAAGGACTGTTGACAAAAGGTCCTTTTTTATTTAGCCATCAGCCAGAGAAGGGGGCGACAGGGTCAGTTAATATATGTGGACATATCCACCCAGGGGTAAACCTCCAAGGATTAGCGCACCAGTCCTTGCAATTGCCATGTTTCTATTTTGAAAACAGGACACTGTTTTTGCCCGCTTTTGGAAACCTCACCGGACTGTATATAATGAAACCTACTAAAAAAACACAGGTATATGTGGTAACCGGCGAAAAAATAATTTCAGTAGAGTTTTGA
- a CDS encoding DUF1826 domain-containing protein has protein sequence MAIIKQKTPLAPHYIYAQNLSELNRIQEPEYNIAIHRRQPISPIVHFTDQLLHTSLKSISLKGSAEELAWKFEKELKAQGLHSKQGYLEFLDDIFKIINAFGRIIKADTIKLYFAVVNSNMCRLFHTDINDLRLLCTYRGPGTIWVRNDNINKKCLNKESNDSLLINPDQTENTEAFDITILKGALHTSNYTMPVFHRSPSIEETKEQRVLLRLDTGAFLSELS, from the coding sequence ATGGCCATTATAAAACAAAAAACTCCACTCGCACCCCATTATATCTATGCGCAGAATCTCAGTGAGCTAAATCGTATCCAAGAACCCGAGTACAATATTGCTATTCACAGAAGACAACCAATAAGCCCTATTGTTCATTTTACTGATCAGTTATTGCACACCTCTTTGAAAAGCATCTCTTTAAAAGGCTCAGCTGAGGAGTTAGCGTGGAAATTTGAAAAAGAGCTTAAAGCCCAAGGTCTACACTCGAAACAAGGCTATTTGGAATTTCTAGATGATATTTTCAAGATAATAAATGCCTTCGGCAGAATAATAAAAGCAGATACCATCAAACTTTACTTTGCGGTGGTAAATTCCAACATGTGCCGTCTCTTTCACACAGATATCAACGACTTGCGACTACTATGCACCTATCGTGGCCCCGGCACGATTTGGGTAAGAAATGACAACATCAACAAAAAATGTTTAAACAAAGAAAGTAACGATTCCTTATTGATAAACCCAGACCAAACAGAAAACACTGAAGCTTTCGACATAACTATATTAAAAGGCGCACTGCATACCAGCAACTACACCATGCCTGTTTTTCATAGAAGTCCTTCTATAGAAGAGACAAAAGAACAAAGGGTGCTGCTGAGGTTAGATACGGGAGCCTTTTTGTCAGAACTAAGCTAA
- a CDS encoding S41 family peptidase yields MSKIKNRKFYIRLPFMLALAIVCGIFIGATLFDNGKQSNIVSNYMRFAEILTYIQKDYVDTVDIDELVDHAIVKMLEKLDPHTAYIPKKDIDVARSQLEGDFEGIGIEFNIIKDTIFVIAPISGGPSESVGLMAGDKIVTVDGENVAGKGISNMDVFGMLRGKKGTKVEVSVVRKGSKNPLDFTIVRDKIPTYSVDATYMIDDKTGYIKISRFSASTYKEFKESMKELQSKGMEQLVLDLRDNPGGYMDRATKMVDDFLPPNKLIVYTQGKDARYNSRIESNTKGSFEEGAVVVLINEGSASASEIVSGALQDHDRALIVGRRSFGKGLVQMPIPLNDGAELRLTISRYYTPSGRSIQKPYSEDEDYASDLSKRFKHGEFFHKDSIRFDDSLKYTTAAGRTVYGGGGIMPDIFVPRDTSMYTNYLAELFNKNIIREYTLDYFNSNKKKLKAMEFEDYLRDFVVTDEMLQDLVKMGKKVDIKYKEKEFKRSKEFMRTNVKAYIARSVWGNRGFYPVINKYDEVFQTAIKNMDKARKIEAAN; encoded by the coding sequence GTGAGTAAAATCAAAAACAGAAAGTTCTATATAAGGCTTCCTTTTATGTTGGCCCTGGCAATTGTGTGTGGGATTTTTATAGGAGCTACACTTTTTGACAATGGTAAACAAAGCAATATAGTGTCTAACTATATGCGGTTTGCTGAAATTTTAACTTATATCCAAAAGGACTATGTCGATACGGTCGATATTGATGAGTTGGTGGATCACGCTATTGTGAAAATGCTTGAGAAGCTTGACCCTCACACCGCATATATTCCTAAAAAAGATATTGATGTGGCCAGGTCCCAACTGGAAGGTGATTTTGAAGGAATAGGGATAGAATTTAACATTATTAAAGACACCATCTTTGTTATTGCCCCCATCAGTGGTGGCCCTTCTGAATCTGTAGGTTTAATGGCCGGTGACAAAATTGTGACAGTTGATGGAGAGAATGTAGCAGGCAAAGGCATTTCTAATATGGATGTTTTTGGCATGTTGAGGGGTAAGAAAGGTACCAAAGTTGAAGTTAGTGTGGTTCGTAAAGGTTCTAAAAACCCACTGGACTTTACCATTGTGCGTGATAAAATCCCTACATATTCTGTTGACGCAACTTATATGATTGATGATAAAACTGGGTATATCAAAATAAGCAGGTTCTCTGCAAGTACCTACAAGGAGTTTAAGGAGTCGATGAAAGAACTTCAATCTAAAGGTATGGAGCAATTAGTTTTAGACTTGCGCGACAACCCTGGTGGGTATATGGATCGTGCTACGAAAATGGTAGATGATTTCTTGCCTCCAAACAAACTGATCGTATATACCCAAGGAAAAGATGCTCGGTATAACTCGCGTATTGAGTCAAATACTAAAGGTTCTTTTGAAGAAGGAGCGGTGGTCGTGTTGATAAACGAAGGAAGTGCTTCTGCTTCAGAAATTGTCTCTGGTGCTTTGCAGGATCATGACCGTGCACTCATAGTTGGTAGAAGGTCTTTTGGTAAAGGCTTGGTTCAAATGCCTATACCTCTGAACGATGGTGCCGAGTTGAGACTGACAATTTCGAGGTATTATACTCCTAGCGGCAGAAGTATACAAAAGCCATACAGCGAGGATGAAGACTATGCCTCAGACTTGTCTAAGCGTTTTAAACATGGTGAGTTTTTCCATAAGGACAGTATACGTTTTGACGACAGCTTGAAATATACAACCGCAGCAGGGCGTACTGTGTATGGCGGTGGTGGAATTATGCCTGATATTTTTGTGCCGAGAGACACTTCTATGTACACCAATTATTTGGCGGAGCTGTTTAATAAAAATATTATCAGAGAGTATACGCTTGACTACTTTAATAGCAACAAAAAGAAACTAAAGGCTATGGAGTTTGAAGATTATCTGAGAGACTTTGTGGTTACAGATGAAATGCTTCAGGACCTTGTGAAAATGGGCAAAAAAGTTGATATTAAGTATAAAGAAAAAGAGTTTAAGCGTTCTAAAGAGTTTATGCGGACAAATGTAAAGGCTTATATCGCTCGGAGTGTTTGGGGTAACAGGGGTTTCTACCCTGTTATAAACAAATATGATGAAGTCTTCCAGACGGCGATCAAGAACATGGATAAAGCCCGAAAAATAGAAGCAGCAAACTAA